In Phaeobacter gallaeciensis DSM 26640, a genomic segment contains:
- a CDS encoding Zn-dependent hydrolase, with amino-acid sequence MTSLGQNLKINGDRLWDSLMEMAKIGPGVAGGNNRQTLTDADAEGRALFQTWCEAAGCTMGLDTMGNMFARREGTDPDALPVYMGSHLDTQPTGGKYDGVLGVLGGLEVVRTLNDLGIKTKHPIVVTNWTNEEGTRFAPAMLASGVFAGKHTQDWAYSREDADGKTFGDELKRIGWIGDEEVGARKMHAMFELHIEQGPILEAENKDIGVVTHGQGLWWLQCTVTGKDAHTGSTPMNMRVNAGLGMARMTEAAHQIAMAHQPHAVGAVGHCDVYPNSRNVIPGKVVFTVDFRSPDLEKLTSMRAQYEVKAKEIADELGLGLEIEPVGHFDPVTFDEGCVSAVRSAAERLGYSHMDIVSGAGHDACWINDLAPTAMIMCPCVDGLSHNEAEDISKDWAAAGTDVMLHAVLETAEIVA; translated from the coding sequence ATGACGTCGCTTGGACAGAATCTGAAGATCAATGGCGACAGGCTGTGGGACAGCCTGATGGAAATGGCAAAAATCGGCCCCGGTGTCGCAGGCGGTAACAACCGTCAGACCCTGACCGATGCAGACGCCGAGGGACGCGCGCTGTTTCAGACGTGGTGCGAGGCAGCAGGCTGCACCATGGGGCTGGACACGATGGGCAATATGTTTGCCCGGCGCGAAGGGACCGACCCCGATGCGCTGCCGGTCTATATGGGATCGCATCTGGATACGCAGCCCACAGGCGGCAAATACGATGGTGTGCTTGGGGTGCTGGGCGGATTGGAAGTTGTCCGCACGCTTAATGATCTTGGCATCAAGACCAAACATCCGATTGTCGTGACAAACTGGACCAATGAGGAGGGCACGCGGTTTGCACCTGCGATGCTGGCCTCTGGTGTGTTTGCCGGAAAGCACACGCAGGATTGGGCCTATTCCCGCGAGGATGCGGACGGTAAAACATTCGGCGATGAACTGAAGCGTATTGGCTGGATCGGCGACGAGGAGGTCGGCGCCCGCAAGATGCACGCGATGTTTGAGCTGCACATTGAACAGGGGCCGATCCTTGAAGCGGAAAACAAGGATATCGGCGTTGTCACTCATGGTCAGGGGTTGTGGTGGCTGCAATGCACCGTCACTGGCAAGGATGCGCATACCGGCTCCACTCCGATGAATATGCGGGTCAATGCGGGCTTAGGTATGGCGCGCATGACAGAAGCCGCGCATCAGATCGCCATGGCACACCAGCCCCATGCGGTGGGCGCCGTTGGTCACTGTGATGTCTATCCAAACTCTCGCAATGTGATCCCCGGCAAAGTGGTGTTTACGGTCGATTTTCGCTCGCCTGATCTGGAGAAACTGACCTCAATGCGGGCACAATATGAGGTGAAGGCGAAGGAAATTGCTGATGAGCTTGGTCTTGGACTTGAGATCGAGCCGGTCGGGCATTTTGATCCCGTAACCTTTGACGAGGGCTGCGTGAGTGCTGTGCGTTCCGCTGCTGAGCGGCTGGGCTATAGCCATATGGATATCGTCTCCGGCGCCGGGCATGATGCCTGCTGGATCAACGATCTGGCCCCGACCGCAATGATCATGTGCCCCTGCGTTGACGGGCTGAGTCACAATGAGGCGGAGGATATCTCCAAGGACTGGGCGGCAGCTGGCACAGATGTCATGTTGCACGCAGTTCTGGAGACTGCTGAAATCGTCGCATAG
- a CDS encoding TetR family transcriptional regulator C-terminal domain-containing protein, whose translation MPKDRSPTRIQKKNRATILEAALEVFSNSGFRGATVDQIARAAGLSKPNLLYYFPSKEAIFTELLSGLLDTWLDPLRAIDPEGDPLEEFLAYVQRKLQMSRDFPRESRLFANEIVQGAPRMLETLSKDLKPLLEEKADLIEGWMNAGKLNPTHPKHLLFSVWSLTQHYADFDVQVRTLMGDEDPFGAAPEHLDRMFRRMLTPANTH comes from the coding sequence ATGCCCAAGGATCGCAGCCCGACCCGTATTCAGAAAAAGAATCGCGCCACCATTCTGGAAGCCGCCCTTGAGGTGTTTTCCAACAGCGGCTTTCGCGGTGCCACCGTCGACCAGATTGCCCGCGCCGCCGGGTTAAGCAAGCCCAATCTGCTTTATTACTTCCCCTCGAAGGAGGCGATTTTTACCGAACTGCTGTCGGGCCTTCTCGACACATGGCTGGATCCGCTACGCGCCATTGATCCCGAGGGCGATCCGCTGGAAGAATTCTTGGCCTATGTGCAGCGCAAATTGCAGATGAGCCGGGATTTCCCGCGCGAAAGTCGGCTGTTTGCCAATGAAATTGTGCAGGGTGCGCCGCGGATGCTGGAGACCCTATCCAAGGATCTGAAACCTCTGCTGGAAGAAAAAGCGGATCTGATCGAAGGCTGGATGAACGCAGGCAAGCTGAACCCGACCCATCCGAAACACTTGCTGTTCTCGGTCTGGTCACTGACCCAGCATTATGCGGATTTTGATGTTCAGGTGCGAACGTTGATGGGGGATGAGGATCCTTTTGGTGCGGCGCCAGAGCATCTGGATCGAATGTTCAGGCGCATGCTGACACCCGCCAATACCCACTGA
- the preA gene encoding NAD-dependent dihydropyrimidine dehydrogenase subunit PreA produces MADLTADFLGIKSPNPFWLASAPPTDKEYNVRRAFEAGWGGVVWKTLGSEGPPVVNVNGPRYGAIWGADRRLLGLNNIELITDRPLEVNLEEITRVKKDYPDRAIIVSLMVPCEEQAWKDILPRVEATGADGIELNFGCPHGMAERGMGSAVGQVPEYIQMVTEWCKKYYSKPVIVKLTPNITDIRHPARAAKAGGADAVSLINTINSIVSVNLDAMAPEPTIGDKGTHGGYCGPAVKPIALNMVAEIARCPQTHGLPISAIGGVTTWRDAAEFMTMGAGNVQVCTAAMTYGFNVVKEMISGLNQWMDDKGYDRLDDFVGKAVPNVTDWQYLDLNYVAKAKINQDDCIKCGRCFAACEDTSHQAIAMSEDRVFTVKDDECVACNLCVNVCPVEGCITMEEVPAGQIDERTGEVVSDDYANWTTHPNNPSVTAAE; encoded by the coding sequence ATGGCTGATCTGACAGCAGATTTCCTGGGGATCAAATCTCCGAACCCGTTCTGGCTCGCCTCTGCGCCGCCAACGGACAAAGAATATAACGTGCGCCGTGCCTTTGAGGCCGGCTGGGGCGGGGTGGTCTGGAAGACCCTTGGTTCCGAAGGGCCGCCGGTCGTCAATGTGAACGGACCGCGCTATGGTGCCATCTGGGGCGCGGATCGTCGGCTTCTCGGCCTCAACAATATTGAGCTGATCACGGATCGCCCGCTTGAGGTGAACCTCGAAGAAATCACCCGTGTGAAGAAGGACTATCCAGATCGTGCCATCATCGTATCGCTGATGGTGCCCTGCGAGGAGCAGGCGTGGAAAGATATCCTCCCGCGCGTTGAGGCAACGGGTGCGGATGGCATTGAACTGAACTTCGGCTGCCCGCATGGGATGGCGGAGCGCGGCATGGGGTCTGCCGTGGGGCAGGTGCCGGAATACATCCAGATGGTCACGGAGTGGTGCAAGAAATACTACTCCAAACCGGTGATCGTGAAGCTGACGCCGAATATCACTGATATTCGTCACCCTGCACGTGCGGCGAAGGCTGGCGGGGCAGATGCGGTCAGCCTCATCAACACCATTAACTCCATTGTGTCAGTAAATCTTGATGCCATGGCGCCGGAGCCGACCATTGGCGACAAAGGTACACATGGCGGGTATTGCGGCCCAGCGGTGAAGCCGATTGCGCTGAATATGGTGGCCGAAATTGCCCGTTGCCCGCAAACTCATGGTCTGCCGATTTCAGCGATCGGTGGCGTCACAACCTGGCGCGATGCGGCTGAGTTCATGACCATGGGCGCTGGCAATGTGCAGGTCTGCACCGCCGCCATGACCTATGGGTTCAATGTGGTGAAGGAGATGATCTCTGGCCTGAACCAGTGGATGGACGACAAAGGCTATGACCGGCTGGATGATTTTGTTGGCAAGGCTGTGCCAAATGTCACCGACTGGCAATATCTGGATCTGAACTACGTCGCCAAGGCCAAGATCAATCAGGATGATTGCATCAAATGTGGCCGCTGCTTTGCCGCCTGCGAGGACACGTCACATCAGGCCATCGCCATGAGCGAGGATCGCGTCTTCACCGTGAAAGATGACGAATGCGTGGCCTGTAACCTCTGCGTCAATGTTTGCCCGGTCGAAGGCTGCATCACCATGGAGGAGGTGCCCGCCGGGCAGATCGATGAACGCACGGGCGAGGTTGTTTCCGACGATTATGCCAATTGGACAACCCATCCGAACAACCCCTCAGTGACCGCTGCGGAGTAA
- a CDS encoding NAD(P)-dependent oxidoreductase produces the protein MATSHQASGIQAGRLSASEIADNFGDLHPQYEAHEAAVAADRCYFCYDAPCMTACPTTIDIPQFIREIQTGHPEAAAKTILEQNILGGMCARVCPTETLCEEACVREAAEGKPVEIGRLQRHATDTLMEKGVHPFTRAAATGKRVAVVGAGPAGLAAAHRLAMLGNDVVIYEARPKAGGLNEFGIAAYKSTENFASREVDWLLQIGGITVEYGKKLGAELSLDALKADYDAVFLSIGLGGVNALRAEGEDKDGVRDAVDFIAELRQAEDLTNLPVGRNVVVIGGGMTAVDAAVQSKLLGSETVTIAYRRGRDAMGASRFEQDLAATKGVRLLFNVQPVAVHGNGACAEIELEYTKSEGGQLSGTGETVRIAADQIYKAIGQTLEDQPDALALEGRKIKVDGRGRTSLAGVWAGGDCASGGEDLTVTAVAEGRDAAMDIHASLMG, from the coding sequence ATGGCGACCAGCCATCAGGCATCCGGCATCCAGGCAGGGCGTTTGTCCGCCTCCGAAATTGCCGATAACTTTGGAGACCTGCATCCACAATATGAGGCGCATGAGGCGGCAGTGGCAGCGGATCGCTGTTATTTCTGCTACGATGCGCCCTGCATGACGGCATGTCCCACCACCATCGACATTCCTCAGTTCATTCGCGAGATTCAGACCGGCCATCCGGAAGCGGCAGCGAAGACTATTCTGGAACAGAACATCCTTGGCGGCATGTGCGCCCGGGTGTGTCCGACCGAGACACTCTGTGAGGAAGCCTGCGTCCGCGAGGCGGCTGAGGGCAAGCCGGTTGAGATCGGTCGCCTGCAGCGCCATGCCACCGACACGTTGATGGAGAAGGGCGTGCATCCCTTCACGCGCGCAGCGGCAACGGGCAAGCGGGTCGCTGTGGTAGGCGCGGGCCCTGCAGGATTGGCAGCGGCGCACCGTCTGGCAATGCTGGGCAATGATGTAGTCATCTATGAGGCCCGGCCCAAGGCGGGTGGCCTCAACGAATTTGGGATTGCCGCCTATAAATCGACCGAGAATTTCGCCAGCCGTGAAGTGGATTGGCTGCTTCAAATCGGTGGGATCACCGTGGAATACGGCAAGAAGCTCGGAGCTGAGCTGAGCTTGGACGCGCTCAAAGCCGATTATGATGCGGTGTTCCTGTCGATCGGTCTTGGCGGCGTCAATGCGCTGCGTGCGGAGGGCGAGGACAAGGATGGTGTGCGTGACGCGGTCGACTTTATCGCGGAGCTGCGCCAGGCCGAGGATCTGACCAATCTGCCGGTTGGGCGCAATGTGGTTGTGATCGGCGGCGGGATGACGGCAGTGGATGCAGCGGTGCAATCCAAGCTTCTTGGTTCAGAGACTGTGACCATCGCCTATCGCCGGGGCCGTGACGCCATGGGCGCAAGCCGCTTTGAGCAGGATCTGGCTGCAACCAAAGGGGTGCGCCTGTTGTTCAATGTTCAACCTGTCGCGGTGCATGGCAACGGTGCCTGTGCTGAAATCGAGCTGGAATATACCAAAAGCGAGGGCGGCCAGTTGAGCGGCACCGGAGAGACGGTGCGGATAGCAGCGGATCAGATCTACAAGGCGATTGGACAGACGCTGGAGGATCAGCCTGATGCGCTGGCGCTTGAAGGGCGCAAGATCAAGGTGGACGGGCGGGGCCGCACGTCGCTTGCCGGGGTCTGGGCCGGGGGGGATTGCGCCTCTGGTGGAGAAGATCTCACCGTGACAGCCGTCGCCGAAGGTCGCGACGCCGCTATGGATATCCACGCCAGCCTGATGGGCTAA
- a CDS encoding RidA family protein, translating into MPTVNVHPEGWKPAKGYANGMIGEGRVLFVGGQIGWTADQVFETDDFIGQMSQALENILAVVQEAGGSASDITRLTWYVTDKAEYLAHQREVGAAYRAVMGYHFPAMTMVVVAGLVEDRAKIEIEATAMLA; encoded by the coding sequence ATGCCGACAGTGAATGTGCACCCCGAAGGCTGGAAACCTGCCAAAGGCTATGCCAACGGCATGATCGGCGAGGGGCGGGTGCTGTTTGTTGGCGGCCAGATTGGCTGGACTGCGGATCAGGTCTTTGAGACGGACGATTTCATCGGTCAGATGAGCCAGGCGCTGGAGAATATTCTGGCAGTCGTGCAGGAAGCTGGTGGCAGCGCCAGCGACATCACCCGGCTGACCTGGTATGTGACCGACAAGGCCGAGTATCTGGCGCATCAGCGTGAGGTCGGGGCGGCCTATCGGGCTGTCATGGGTTACCATTTTCCTGCAATGACGATGGTGGTGGTTGCGGGGCTTGTAGAAGATCGCGCCAAGATCGAGATTGAAGCCACCGCGATGCTCGCCTAA
- a CDS encoding DUF2312 domain-containing protein yields MDMTEDEKSDSYRVTAGELRQFIERFERLDAEKKDLAEQQKEIMAEAKARGYDTKVIRKVIALRKRDKDDIAEEEAVLEMYKEALGM; encoded by the coding sequence ATGGATATGACCGAAGACGAAAAAAGCGACAGCTACCGTGTGACCGCTGGTGAATTGCGCCAGTTTATTGAACGGTTTGAGCGTCTGGACGCTGAGAAAAAAGATCTTGCTGAGCAGCAGAAAGAGATCATGGCCGAAGCCAAAGCGCGCGGTTACGACACCAAGGTGATCCGTAAGGTGATCGCGCTGCGCAAGCGCGACAAAGACGATATCGCCGAAGAAGAAGCGGTTCTTGAAATGTACAAGGAAGCGCTCGGTATGTGA
- a CDS encoding MBL fold metallo-hydrolase: MKPIVKAFFDEQTNTVSYVVREPDGTACALIDSVLDFDHAAGRTDTRSADEMIAWVKAEGLRVEWILESHVHADHLSAAPYLQEHLGGKIGIGANITLVQDTFGKVFNEGTEFQRDGSQFDALFREGDSFHIGQLRGDVLHTPGHTPACLTYVIGDAAFVGDTLFMPDFGTARCDFPGGSSEALFQSIQKILTLPDETRIFVGHDYKAPGRDDYAWETTVGEQKALNIHIGRGRPIEDFVAMRDARDATLSMPRLILPSLQVNMRAGQMPDADADGNVYLKVPINKL; encoded by the coding sequence ATGAAGCCGATCGTCAAAGCGTTTTTTGATGAACAGACAAACACCGTATCTTACGTCGTGCGCGAGCCGGATGGCACCGCCTGCGCCCTGATCGATTCCGTTCTGGATTTCGATCACGCAGCCGGTCGCACCGACACCCGGTCTGCCGATGAGATGATCGCCTGGGTGAAGGCCGAGGGTCTGCGCGTTGAGTGGATCCTTGAAAGCCACGTCCACGCCGACCACCTCTCAGCCGCCCCCTACCTTCAGGAGCATCTGGGGGGTAAAATCGGCATCGGGGCCAATATCACCCTGGTGCAGGATACCTTTGGCAAGGTTTTCAACGAAGGCACGGAATTTCAACGCGATGGCAGCCAGTTTGATGCGCTGTTCCGCGAGGGCGACAGTTTCCACATCGGACAACTGCGCGGTGATGTACTTCACACACCAGGCCACACACCCGCCTGTCTTACCTATGTGATCGGGGATGCTGCATTTGTGGGCGACACACTGTTTATGCCCGACTTTGGCACCGCCCGCTGCGATTTCCCCGGTGGCTCCTCCGAAGCCCTGTTTCAGTCGATCCAGAAAATCCTGACGCTCCCCGATGAGACCCGTATTTTTGTCGGCCATGACTACAAGGCACCGGGTCGAGACGATTATGCCTGGGAAACCACGGTGGGTGAGCAGAAAGCGCTCAACATCCACATTGGTCGGGGCCGCCCGATAGAGGACTTCGTCGCTATGCGGGATGCTCGCGATGCAACACTGTCCATGCCGCGTCTGATCCTGCCATCTCTGCAGGTCAATATGCGCGCAGGCCAGATGCCGGACGCAGATGCAGACGGGAATGTCTACCTGAAGGTGCCGATCAACAAACTCTGA
- a CDS encoding YeeE/YedE family protein — MNIDWIWGLIGGVLIGTGGAVYLLGNGRIMGASGILGGLIDGSGRNNAAERLAFIAGVVLVPLVMWLTVAEAPDTHLTPNTAVIVAAGLLVGLGTRIANGCTSGHGVCGISRLSLRGLIATIIYILAGALTLALFRHVWSLI, encoded by the coding sequence ATGAATATAGACTGGATCTGGGGGCTGATTGGTGGCGTGCTGATCGGCACGGGCGGTGCGGTGTACCTGCTCGGCAATGGGCGTATCATGGGGGCTAGCGGCATTCTTGGCGGCCTGATTGACGGCAGCGGTCGCAACAACGCGGCTGAACGGCTGGCCTTCATTGCAGGCGTAGTTCTGGTCCCGCTGGTCATGTGGCTGACCGTCGCCGAAGCGCCGGATACGCATCTCACCCCGAACACAGCGGTGATTGTCGCCGCCGGACTTCTGGTAGGACTTGGCACGCGGATTGCCAATGGCTGCACGTCCGGTCACGGCGTCTGTGGCATCTCCCGGCTGTCCCTGCGCGGGTTGATCGCAACCATCATCTACATTCTAGCCGGTGCTCTGACACTGGCTCTGTTCCGCCATGTCTGGAGCCTGATCTGA
- a CDS encoding DUF6691 family protein, with amino-acid sequence MRLLLSFLAGGLFGLGLFLSGMTDTQKVQGWLDIFGAWDPTLAFVMGGAILPMALAWQLTRGRAPLVGGHFPSPPRQELDRRLIIGSILFGIGWGLAGLCPGPAIASLSYGGTGGIIFIAAMLLGMIAAPAVALRLDRAAASA; translated from the coding sequence ATGCGTCTTCTTCTGTCTTTCTTAGCTGGCGGGCTGTTTGGTCTCGGCCTGTTTCTCTCTGGCATGACCGACACGCAAAAGGTTCAGGGCTGGCTTGATATATTCGGCGCGTGGGATCCGACGCTGGCCTTTGTGATGGGCGGGGCCATACTGCCGATGGCGCTGGCCTGGCAATTGACCCGCGGTCGTGCGCCACTGGTCGGCGGCCACTTTCCGTCTCCCCCACGGCAGGAACTGGACCGACGGCTGATCATCGGATCTATCCTGTTTGGCATTGGCTGGGGGCTGGCTGGCCTCTGCCCCGGACCGGCGATTGCCTCTCTCAGCTATGGCGGCACCGGCGGCATCATTTTCATCGCAGCAATGCTCCTCGGTATGATCGCGGCGCCTGCAGTCGCCCTGCGACTGGACCGCGCGGCTGCAAGCGCGTAA
- a CDS encoding TIGR01244 family sulfur transferase encodes MDPRTLTPRYSVSPQISVEDLPQLAAAGFTMVICNRPDAEVPPSHQADAIRTAAEAQGLRFKVLPLTHQTMTPENVAKQQAFVEASDGPVLAYCASGTRCSVVWALGQAPLMPVDEILATTAEAGYQLDGLRPTLMAVATQAAQAAPAENDI; translated from the coding sequence ATGGACCCACGCACGTTGACCCCCCGCTACTCCGTCTCGCCGCAAATTTCGGTTGAGGACCTGCCGCAGCTGGCCGCCGCCGGATTCACCATGGTAATCTGCAACCGCCCTGATGCTGAGGTTCCGCCCAGCCATCAGGCCGATGCCATCCGCACCGCTGCCGAGGCGCAGGGATTGCGGTTCAAGGTGCTGCCATTGACCCACCAGACCATGACACCAGAGAATGTCGCCAAGCAGCAAGCGTTTGTTGAGGCTTCGGATGGTCCGGTACTGGCTTATTGCGCATCCGGCACCCGCTGCTCGGTTGTCTGGGCATTGGGCCAAGCGCCGCTTATGCCGGTGGACGAGATCCTCGCCACCACTGCAGAGGCCGGTTATCAGCTTGATGGGCTGCGCCCGACGTTGATGGCGGTGGCCACTCAGGCAGCACAGGCAGCCCCTGCTGAAAACGACATCTGA
- a CDS encoding FliM/FliN family flagellar motor switch protein — protein MSETKSESAATGGGGVLARKLAATKEGKGGLTSSLTLKALRRSIARAAADLCDLPVAVLAARQANRIPEDLPPHLSDKHLLVVLDGPHGRIGAATLDAPTVTALIQQQTMGQVLGKAPSERNYTPTDAAMVADFLERTFAKVVSMLVQQKDEAIFSGYRFGAQVEDVRSLVLGLEAEDYRVIELTLDLACGAMQGGLTLILPEPSPEDLGEAGQNAHQAGPSLGSNMGSMRAELRAVLCKMKVPANEFSSLEEGDLLPLDQAYLYETEMISISGQAIAQGRLGQMNGARAVRLTDPRTKLVNDNAADEGAFSSHMGGGAGALEHEPPTLDLSVAADGLQDPMGGMAGGLGDGIGDLGGDLGGFGGDLGGDLGGDLGGDLGGDLAGMPMAGDLPDGLGDGLGDGLGDAMSGDLPDLGDLPDLGAMPMGDDLGDGLGDGLGDFSADAAAVEISDLAGLNSGTG, from the coding sequence ATGTCTGAAACGAAATCGGAATCAGCAGCGACTGGTGGCGGCGGGGTCTTGGCCCGCAAACTGGCAGCCACCAAGGAGGGCAAGGGCGGGCTAACCAGTTCCCTGACCCTTAAGGCCTTGCGCCGTTCGATTGCGCGGGCGGCAGCGGATCTGTGTGATCTTCCCGTGGCGGTGCTGGCCGCGCGTCAGGCCAACCGCATTCCCGAAGACCTGCCACCACATTTGTCGGACAAGCATCTGTTGGTGGTGTTGGATGGGCCGCACGGGCGAATTGGGGCCGCCACGCTGGATGCACCGACCGTAACCGCCCTTATTCAACAGCAGACCATGGGGCAGGTTCTGGGTAAGGCGCCGAGCGAGCGGAACTACACCCCGACAGACGCCGCCATGGTTGCCGATTTTCTTGAGCGCACCTTTGCCAAGGTGGTCTCCATGCTGGTCCAGCAGAAAGATGAGGCGATTTTCTCCGGCTATCGTTTCGGAGCACAGGTCGAGGATGTGCGCAGCCTTGTTCTGGGGCTTGAGGCGGAAGACTACCGGGTGATTGAGCTGACGCTGGATCTTGCCTGTGGGGCGATGCAAGGCGGGCTGACCTTGATCCTGCCTGAGCCTTCGCCCGAGGATCTGGGCGAGGCCGGCCAAAACGCCCATCAGGCCGGCCCATCGCTGGGAAGCAATATGGGATCCATGCGGGCCGAGCTGCGCGCTGTTCTGTGCAAGATGAAGGTCCCCGCGAACGAATTTTCCTCGCTTGAGGAAGGAGATCTTCTGCCGCTAGATCAGGCCTACCTCTATGAGACGGAAATGATATCTATCAGCGGTCAGGCCATCGCTCAGGGGCGTCTGGGCCAGATGAATGGCGCCCGCGCTGTCAGGCTAACTGATCCTCGTACGAAACTGGTGAACGACAATGCCGCCGACGAGGGTGCGTTTTCGTCCCACATGGGCGGTGGTGCCGGTGCGCTGGAACATGAACCACCAACCTTGGATCTCTCTGTCGCGGCTGATGGGTTACAGGATCCCATGGGCGGCATGGCCGGAGGCCTTGGCGATGGGATCGGTGATCTCGGGGGCGATCTAGGCGGCTTTGGCGGCGATCTGGGCGGTGACCTCGGAGGTGATCTGGGCGGCGACCTTGGTGGTGATCTGGCGGGCATGCCGATGGCGGGCGACCTTCCTGATGGCCTTGGCGACGGTTTGGGTGATGGGCTTGGTGACGCCATGTCCGGCGATCTACCCGATCTTGGAGATCTGCCAGACCTTGGTGCGATGCCGATGGGCGATGACCTCGGGGATGGCCTAGGTGACGGCCTTGGCGATTTCAGCGCGGACGCCGCTGCGGTGGAAATCTCTGATCTTGCCGGGCTGAACAGTGGCACCGGGTGA